In the genome of Dasypus novemcinctus isolate mDasNov1 chromosome 30, mDasNov1.1.hap2, whole genome shotgun sequence, one region contains:
- the LOC131276721 gene encoding olfactory receptor 7A17-like translates to MDPRNETRVPGFLLLGFSVEPELQSLVFGLFLSMFIVTICGNLLIILATITESHLHTPMYFFLSNLSFSDICLISTTTPKMLVNIKMQRSVISYEGCLTQIYFFMLFGGLDNMLLTAMAYDRFVAICHPLQYAVIMNTQLCIILVLASWVVSALHSLLQSLLVLRLSFCTHLEIPHFFCEYNQIVQLACSDTFINDIVMYFAAGMLGGGPFIGIIFSYSKIVSSICGISSALGKWKAFSTCASHLTVVSLFYCTSLGVYLSNFALHNAHASAPASVMYAVFIPMLNPFIYSLRNKDIKGALKRFLSGKP, encoded by the coding sequence GTCCTTAGTCTTTGGCCTCTTCTTGTCTATGTTTATTGTCACCATCTGTGGgaatctgctcatcatcctggccaccATCACTGaatcccacctccacacacccatgtacttcttcctctccaatctcTCCTTTTCTGACATCTGTTTAATCTCCACCACGACCCCAAAGATGCTGGTGAATATCAAGATGCAGAGGAGTGTCATAAGCTATGAAGGTTGCCTCACTCAGATTTACTTTTTCATGTTATTTGGAGGTTTAGACAACATGCTCCTcactgcaatggcctatgaccgcttcgtggccatctgtcatcCCCTGCAATATGCGGTCATCATGAACACTCAGCTCTGCATCATCCTGGTTCTGGCGTCCTGGGTAGTTAGTGCATTGCATTCCTTGCTACAAAGCTTACTGGTTTTGAGACTATCATTTTGTACACACTTGGAaatcccccactttttctgtgaatataATCAGATTGTCCAGCTAGCCTGTTCTGACACTTTCATCAATGACatagtgatgtattttgcagCTGGGATGCTAGGTGGAGGACCATTCATTGGCATCATTTTCTCCTATTCTAAGATTGTTTCCTCCATATGTGGAATCTCATCAGCTCTGGGAAAATGGAAGGCATTTTCCACCTGTGCATCTCACCTCACAGTTGTCTCCTTATTTTACTGTACGAGTCTAGGAGTATATCTTAGTAATTTTGCTTTGCATAATGCACATGCAAGTGCACCAGCCTCAGTGATGTATGCTGTGTTTAtacccatgttgaaccccttcatctacagTCTGAGGAATAAAGACATAAAGGGGGCTTTGAAAAGATTTCTTAGTGGAAAGCCATAA